The Pseudomonadales bacterium genome window below encodes:
- a CDS encoding paraslipin → MDAVLFVAATFLVFVFMTIFKGVKLVPQGNKWVVQRLGKYHSTLNPGLNILIPYVDNVAYKVTTKDIVLEIPAQEVITKDNAAILANAVAYISIISPDKAVYGVENYRLAIQTLVQTSLRSIVGEMSLDQSLSSRDIIKARLKEAISDDIADWGITLKTVEIQDINPSATMQEAMEEQAAAERGRRATVTRAEGEKEAQILEADGRLEASKRDAQAQVVLATASQEAINKVTAAIQDNDLPVMYLLGEKYIGSIEKLAESDNSKTVVYPADLAASIQGLLRK, encoded by the coding sequence ATGGACGCCGTATTATTTGTAGCAGCAACATTTTTAGTCTTCGTTTTTATGACGATTTTTAAAGGTGTAAAATTAGTGCCACAGGGAAATAAGTGGGTGGTGCAGCGCTTGGGTAAATACCACTCAACTTTAAACCCTGGCTTAAATATTTTAATCCCGTATGTGGATAATGTTGCTTATAAAGTGACAACAAAAGATATTGTGTTAGAGATACCAGCGCAAGAGGTTATCACTAAAGATAATGCTGCGATTCTTGCCAATGCTGTTGCCTATATCTCTATTATTTCACCCGATAAAGCAGTTTATGGGGTAGAAAATTATCGTCTAGCTATTCAAACATTAGTGCAAACATCGCTGCGTTCAATTGTTGGTGAGATGAGTTTAGACCAGTCACTGTCATCGCGAGATATTATTAAAGCGCGGCTTAAGGAAGCGATTTCAGATGATATTGCCGACTGGGGTATAACCCTGAAGACCGTTGAAATTCAAGATATCAACCCGTCAGCAACCATGCAGGAGGCGATGGAAGAGCAAGCCGCTGCGGAGCGTGGCCGCCGTGCAACGGTGACGCGAGCGGAAGGCGAAAAAGAAGCGCAAATTCTCGAGGCCGATGGCCGCTTAGAGGCTTCCAAAAGAGATGCACAGGCACAGGTTGTGTTGGCCACTGCATCGCAAGAGGCTATCAATAAAGTTACTGCAGCAATACAAGACAACGATTTGCCAGTGATGTATTTATTGGGTGAAAAGTATATTGGCTCGATTGAGAAATTGGCCGAGTCGGATAACAGTAAAACTGTGGTTTATCCCGCCGACTTGGCTGCCAGTATTCAGGGGCTGTTACGAAAATAA